The proteins below come from a single Drosophila teissieri strain GT53w chromosome 3L, Prin_Dtei_1.1, whole genome shotgun sequence genomic window:
- the LOC122618277 gene encoding mediator of RNA polymerase II transcription subunit 15 isoform X4: protein MVAQWKIINENYKNLEGYKRVAWPPASEERIIREFTPQPQTQSPAPGAGGYYPQAHAPSTAAAAAPPQGPIYNNVQPRTTQPPQNAYNHPPAPQPTSTAYSSSTNQYPDSYPQQEQQQPVQYTQAQFSRQRSREPVQVPAPSPAPASEPSYPANPYQNYQSNYPQEPLQAANNVGGGWKHIGAPQPKERSEFTAGGGAYPPFQGSYQQQPQQQQQQYGAPSYDGQQQQQPAAQWQQQQQQQYQPQSQAQAPYQPAQWNQQSQPQQQPSYQASPYQQQQQQQQQPSYYPQQNGGATFAQPQYNSYSQPQLPYSQDQTDLQQQQQYPGAFAGQDSYRGTSPGIITLRKEAPVSQQPAPVYTSQPAAVSYQGGSKLRGDLKWPPPEYKEAAARENEERRQLALGPVCRPRRINRDYTPFFAKHQLNNGYPSYKVPPGTQHMFG, encoded by the exons ATGGTCGCTCAGTGGAAAATCATCAACGAGAACTACAAAAATCTGGAGG GCTACAAGCGTGTGGCCTGGCCACCGGCCTCCGAGGAGCGGATCATCCGGGAGTTCACCCCCCAGCCGCAGACCCAGAGTCCGGCTCCCGGCGCCGGAGGCTACTATCCCCAGGCCCACGCCCCCAGCACAGCAGCGGCTGCCGCGCCACCTCAG GGTCCCATTTATAACAACGTCCAGCCACGCACCACCCAGCCACCACAAAATGCCTACAACcacccaccagcaccacaacCCACCAGCACCGCCTACTCCAGCTCCACCAACCAGTACCCAGATAGTTAtccgcagcaggagcagcagcagcctgtGCAATACACACAGGCCCAGTTCAGTCGGCAGCGCTCGAGGGAACCCGTCCAGGTTCCGGCTCCATCTCCAGCGCCCGCATCCGAACCCAGCTATCCCGCCAATCCGTACCAGAACTATCAGTCCAACTATCCGCAGGAGCCGCTGCAGGCAGCGAACaatgtgggtggtggctggaAACACATTGGTGCGCCGCAGCCCAAGGAGCGCAGTGAATTCACCGCCGGCGGAGGAGCCTATCCTCCGTTCCAGGGATcctaccagcagcagccgcag cagcagcagcagcagtacgGTGCTCCGTCTTAcgatggccagcagcagcagcaacctgCAGcacagtggcagcaacagcagcagcagcaatatcAGCCTCAATCGCAGGCTCAGGCGCCCTATCAGCCAGCACAGTGGAACCAGCagtcgcagccgcagcagcagccatcgTACCAGGCTTCACCgtaccaacagcagcagcagcaacagcagcagccatccTATTACCCACAGCAAAACGGTGGCGCGACCTTTGCTCAACCCCAATACAATTCTTATTCGCAGCCCCAGTTGCCCTACTCGCAGGATCAGACTGatctgcaacagcagcagcagtatccGGGAGCCTTCGCTGGCCAGGATAGCTACCGGGGCACCAGTCCCGGCATCATCACCCTGCGCAAGGAGGCTCCAgtcagccagcagccagcgcCAGTCTACACTTCGCAGCCTGCCGCCGTCAGTTATCAGG GAGGCAGCAAATTGCGCGGAGATTTGAAGTGGCCACCACCGGAGTACAAGGAGGCAGCTGCTCGCGAGAACGAGGAACGACGCCAGTTGGCGTTGGGCCCCGTCTGCCGTCCCAGGCGCATCAACCGG GACTACACACCCTTCTTTGCCAAGCACCAGTTGAACAATGGCTATCCCAGCTACAAGGTGCCCCCAGGCACCCAGCACATGTTCGGCTAA
- the LOC122617056 gene encoding cyclin-dependent kinase 8: MDYDFKMKTQIERTKVEDLFNYEGCKVGRGTYGHVYKAKWKETSDGKEYALKQIDGTGLSMSACREIALLRELKHQNVITLIRVFLSHNDRKVFLLIDYAEHDLWHIIKFHRAAKATKKQVVVPRGMVKSLLYQILDGIHYLHSNWVLHRDLKPANILVMGDGNERGRVKIADMGFARLFNAPLKPLADLDPVVVTFWYRAPELLLGARHYTKAIDIWAIGCIFAELLTSEPIFHCRQEDIKTSNPYHHDQLDRIFNVMGFPQDKDWEDIKKMPEHHTLTKDFKRSTYSTCSLAKYMERHKIKPDSKAFHLLQKLLLMDPNKRITSEQAMQDQYFQEEPQPTQDVFAGCPIPYPKREFLTDDDQEDKSDNKRQQQQQQQQQQQQQQQQQQQQQQQQMNAEPNAKRVRLSGAGNQQDFHHQQQQAQQQQQQQQQQQQMMFNQQQNFQQRFN; the protein is encoded by the exons ATGGACTACGATTTCAAGATGAAAACTCAGATTGAGCGTACGAAGGTGGAGGACCTATTCAATTACGAGGGCTGCAAGGTGGGACGCGGAACATACGGCCACGTCTACAAGGCGAAGTGGAAGGAGACGAG CGATGGCAAGGAATACGCCTTGAAGCAGATCGACGGCACAGGCTTGTCCATGTCCGCCTGCCGCGAGATTGCATTGCTGCGCGAACTGAAGCACCAGAACGTAATAACCCTCATCCGGGTGTTCCTGTCGCACAACGACCGCAAGGTGTTCCTGCTGATCGACTATGCGGAGCACGATCTTTGGCACATTATCAAGTTCCATCGGGCGGCCAAGGCCACCAAAAAGCAGGTTGTGGTTCCCCGCGGCATGGTTAAAAGTCTGCTGTACCAGATTCTGGATGGGATTCACTATCTGCACAGTAATTGGGTGCTTCATCGTGACCTGAAGCCGGCCAACATCCTGGTGATGGGCGATGGCAATGAGAGGGGTCGCGTAAAGATCGCCGACATGGGTTTCGCGCGACTGTTCAATGCCCCATTGAAACCGCTGGCAGATCTGGATCCCGTGGTGGTTACCTTTTGGTATCGCGCTCCGGAACTGCTGCTCGGTGCTCGTCACTACACCAAGGCTATCGACATCTGGGCTATTGGCTGTATTTTCGCCGAGTTACTCACTTCGGAGCCCATCTTCCATTGCCGGCAGGAGGACATCAAGACCAGCAATCCGTACCACCACGATCAACTAGACCGCATCTTCAATGTAATGGGCTTTCCGCAGGACAAGGACTGGGAGGACATCAAGAAGATGCCGGAACACCATACGCTGACAAAGGACTTTAAGCGCTCCACATACTCCACCTGCTCGCTGGCCAAATACATGGAAAGGCACAAAATCAAGCCAGACAGCAAGGCCTTCCACCTGCTGCAGAAACTGCTGCTAATGGACCCCAACAAGCGCATCACCTCCGAACAGGCCATGCAGGATCAGTACTTCCAGGAGGAGCCGCAGCCCACGCAGGACGTATTCGCCGGCTGTCCCATACCGTATCCCAAGCGTGAGTTCCTCACCGACGACGACCAGGAAGATAAGTCGGATAAtaagcgacagcagcaacagcaacagcagcagcagcaacaacagcagcaacagcagcagcaacaacagcagcagcagcaaatgaacGCCGAGCCGAATGCAAAGAGAGTTCGATTGTCCGGAGCTGGTAACCAGCAAGATTttcaccaccagcagcagcaggcccagcagcagcaacaacagcagcagcagcagcaacagatgaTGTTCAACCAGCAGCAAAACTTCCAGCAGCGCTTCAACTGA
- the LOC122618277 gene encoding uncharacterized protein LOC122618277 isoform X5, whose translation MVAQWKIINENYKNLEGYKRVAWPPASEERIIREFTPQPQTQSPAPGAGGYYPQAHAPSTAAAAAPPQPQLPYSQDQTDLQQQQQYPGAFAGQDSYRGTSPGIITLRKEAPVSQQPAPVYTSQPAAVSYQGGSKLRGDLKWPPPEYKEAAARENEERRQLALGPVCRPRRINRDYTPFFAKHQLNNGYPSYKVPPGTQHMFG comes from the exons ATGGTCGCTCAGTGGAAAATCATCAACGAGAACTACAAAAATCTGGAGG GCTACAAGCGTGTGGCCTGGCCACCGGCCTCCGAGGAGCGGATCATCCGGGAGTTCACCCCCCAGCCGCAGACCCAGAGTCCGGCTCCCGGCGCCGGAGGCTACTATCCCCAGGCCCACGCCCCCAGCACAGCAGCGGCTGCCGCGCCACCTCAG CCCCAGTTGCCCTACTCGCAGGATCAGACTGatctgcaacagcagcagcagtatccGGGAGCCTTCGCTGGCCAGGATAGCTACCGGGGCACCAGTCCCGGCATCATCACCCTGCGCAAGGAGGCTCCAgtcagccagcagccagcgcCAGTCTACACTTCGCAGCCTGCCGCCGTCAGTTATCAGG GAGGCAGCAAATTGCGCGGAGATTTGAAGTGGCCACCACCGGAGTACAAGGAGGCAGCTGCTCGCGAGAACGAGGAACGACGCCAGTTGGCGTTGGGCCCCGTCTGCCGTCCCAGGCGCATCAACCGG GACTACACACCCTTCTTTGCCAAGCACCAGTTGAACAATGGCTATCCCAGCTACAAGGTGCCCCCAGGCACCCAGCACATGTTCGGCTAA
- the LOC122618278 gene encoding protein phosphatase inhibitor 2: protein MQNNPSPQLPCKGILKTSRSFDKSGASFRKSAKFDELNVMQTFHPADKDYGHMKIDEPKTPYNYTEGFDENRDELDTELLVEKLRIAANTQPSTESIEDEGSSGDDQPLSEEERQRRREFERRRKAHYREFEAVKLARKLIQEEDDDDDEDKGADSRPSGSAQGASSSGRYASSSAKKSSSQADSTTSPSTSAGQNMDLEPSNN, encoded by the exons ATGCAGAACAATCCCAGCCCACAGCTACCCTGCAAGGGTATACTCAAGACTTCGCGCAGCTTCGACAAATCGGGAGCCAG ttttcgcaAAAGTGCCAAGTTCGATGAGCTGAACGTCATGCAGACCTTCCATCCGGCCGACAAGGACTACGGACACATGAAAATCGATGAGCCCAAGACGCCGTACAACTACACGGAGGGCTTCGACGAGAACAGGGACGAGCTGGACACGGAGTTGCTAGTGGAGAA ACTCCGCATAGCGGCTAACACACAGCCGTCGACAGAGAGCATCGAGGACGAAGGCTCCTCCGGTGATGACCAGCCCCTTAGCGAAGAGGAACGAC AACGACGACGCGAGTTTGAGCGACGTCGCAAGGCCCACTATCGCGAGTTTGAGGCCGTCAAGCTGGCACGGAAGCTGATccaggaggaggacgacgatgatgatgaggacAAGGGCGCGGATAGCCGGCCCTCGGGCTCGGCACAGGGCGCTTCCAGCTCCGGACGCTACGCGAGCAGTTCGGCAAAAAAGTCCAGCTCCCAAGCTGACTCCACCACATCCCCGTCTACCAGCGCCGGCCAGAACATGGACCTGGAGCCATCGAACAACTAG